One Tenuifilum sp. 4138str genomic region harbors:
- a CDS encoding PKD domain-containing protein yields the protein MNKRHIIFSALVLVGLTWFGCEPMELDKPNIGNAPTTEQLDFTITPGDDAFHFVITNTSTVKGIANWDLGNGIKAVGNSVTAYYPLAKTYNITLTLYASGGSTSKTKELEQTETDWSYLESPFITALTGGADAANGKTWVIDSLNDAHLGVGPADSYSPVWWAATPLAKSGHYLYDDEFTFKLIGFEYTINTHGATHVNHDGNADEDGIAGGYYLSEIWSDAYDIDMTTNDAARGNLTWSVSEEDGKTYIQISSQSGNISYDDGNPRKYEVLEWNENFLHLRTVGGVARYHKLIPKGYVKPTISYDLGVSTTANPNEYQFTLDNLSVPSDFTISNIVYSFGDGSTYETSNSSEVVLHTYMRKGPYSVTVTVYANDQEFTKSTTVNVENNHPSYQEYLLDAMVMYNDFGETTLVPMEVDQADGGATIEIVSNPDNSMYPNRSAHCALFTKYNAQWANAYTKLPDGYRFDLTLQPVFKVLVYGKAGDQVLLKLENTDRGGNAWQTGTHDLIYTIQNDNKWEIAEFNFAGVGAGWDWTGDIYTSDVTTDPNFNKDFYNVVRIMINPGNNGGTSSVHLDDLAGPHIEGLK from the coding sequence ATGAATAAACGACACATCATATTTTCCGCTCTGGTTCTTGTTGGGCTTACCTGGTTTGGTTGCGAGCCCATGGAACTAGATAAACCAAATATTGGGAATGCCCCTACAACTGAACAGCTAGATTTTACCATTACCCCTGGCGATGATGCATTTCACTTTGTAATTACTAACACATCTACAGTAAAAGGAATTGCAAACTGGGATCTGGGCAACGGTATTAAAGCTGTTGGGAATTCAGTTACTGCATACTACCCTCTTGCTAAAACCTATAATATCACTCTAACCCTATATGCCTCGGGTGGTAGTACATCTAAAACAAAGGAGTTAGAACAAACAGAGACCGACTGGTCATACCTTGAAAGCCCGTTCATTACTGCTCTTACAGGAGGGGCCGATGCAGCCAACGGAAAGACTTGGGTAATCGATAGCCTTAACGATGCACATTTGGGTGTTGGACCAGCCGATTCGTATTCACCCGTGTGGTGGGCTGCGACTCCCCTTGCTAAATCGGGACACTATCTCTACGACGATGAGTTTACTTTTAAACTCATTGGATTTGAGTACACAATTAACACTCATGGAGCTACACACGTAAACCACGATGGAAATGCCGATGAGGATGGTATTGCAGGTGGTTACTACCTATCTGAAATTTGGAGTGATGCCTACGATATCGATATGACCACCAACGATGCTGCCCGTGGCAACCTAACTTGGTCGGTTTCCGAAGAAGATGGAAAGACCTATATCCAGATTTCAAGCCAATCGGGTAATATTTCATACGATGATGGTAATCCTCGCAAATACGAAGTTTTAGAATGGAATGAGAACTTTCTTCACTTGCGTACAGTTGGTGGTGTAGCTCGTTACCATAAGTTGATTCCTAAAGGATATGTAAAGCCTACCATTTCGTACGATTTAGGTGTTTCTACTACTGCTAATCCTAATGAATATCAGTTTACTCTTGATAATTTAAGCGTTCCATCTGATTTTACAATTTCAAACATTGTATACTCTTTTGGCGATGGTTCTACCTATGAAACCTCCAACTCAAGTGAAGTTGTATTACATACCTACATGCGAAAAGGCCCATACAGTGTAACCGTAACCGTATATGCCAACGATCAAGAATTTACTAAATCAACAACTGTAAATGTTGAAAATAATCATCCTTCATATCAGGAGTATTTACTTGATGCCATGGTGATGTACAACGATTTTGGCGAAACCACTCTGGTTCCCATGGAAGTTGATCAAGCCGATGGTGGTGCTACTATTGAAATTGTTAGCAACCCTGATAATAGTATGTATCCGAACCGTAGTGCACACTGCGCTTTATTTACTAAGTACAATGCACAATGGGCAAATGCTTATACCAAACTCCCCGATGGATATAGATTTGACCTTACTCTTCAACCCGTTTTCAAGGTTTTGGTTTACGGTAAGGCTGGCGACCAGGTACTTTTGAAACTGGAAAACACTGACCGAGGCGGTAATGCTTGGCAAACTGGAACCCATGATTTGATCTACACCATCCAGAATGATAATAAATGGGAAATTGCCGAGTTTAACTTTGCCGGAGTTGGTGCAGGTTGGGATTGGACAGGTGACATTTACACTTCGGATGTGACTACTGATCCTAACTTTAATAAGGATTTCTACAATGTTGTCCGTATTATGATTAATCCCGGTAACAACGGAGGAACCTCTAGCGTTCACCTCGACGATTTGGCTGGGCCTCATATCGAAGGGCTTAAGTAA
- a CDS encoding family 16 glycosylhydrolase — protein sequence MNKKFINSIIALLLVVPFTSLAQVKVLVWNDEFNYTGLPATDKWGYDVGGGGWGNNELQYYTNARSENARVENGKLIIEARKEQYEGSEYTSARLVTRHKGDWLYGRVEAYAKLPSGTGTWPAIWMLPTNWVYGSWPKSGEIDIMEYVGYDPGVVHGSIHTEAYNHVLGTQKTATISVPDAETAFHLYALEWTPEKIDIYVDNNKYFTFDNEHKDYKTWPFDQVFHLILNIAVGGNWGGAQGVDPNIWPQKMYVDYVRVYQYIDVSALKVSGPEYVSPNQTGVTFSIQNVADATFSWSVPAGATIVSGQGTNSIVVNWGDVQGDVSVEITHPQAGGTYTKTVKTAVIPTGDRFSLLNVKENGLMGWAGLNTSPNTITLSAVDTLLKASYNITKPEDFPYFTYTFQSPVDMSNLTALNVEMMTYNQSKSVVMRADLFDTDGRLTDVSPVFRFYPVEPHGVFHYYSFDFNNNWGSNTPEYGKQVNYHQIAGVRFYVNYGVYGKAASDSLWISDVVLSNTLLTIFTPSENKISRFEIYPNPASTYIKINSSALKGNVKIQVVNIAGVLVKEIISNSDSEINISDLPNGFYSVRIITHTNLLQTGSFIKL from the coding sequence ATGAATAAAAAGTTTATCAATAGCATCATAGCACTACTACTGGTAGTCCCCTTTACAAGCCTTGCTCAGGTTAAGGTCCTGGTATGGAACGATGAGTTTAACTACACAGGATTGCCTGCCACCGATAAGTGGGGTTACGATGTAGGTGGAGGAGGTTGGGGAAACAATGAGCTACAGTACTACACTAATGCACGATCCGAAAACGCTCGCGTTGAGAATGGGAAACTAATAATTGAAGCTCGGAAGGAACAGTACGAGGGTAGCGAGTACACCTCGGCCCGATTAGTTACCCGCCATAAAGGCGATTGGCTTTACGGTAGAGTTGAAGCTTACGCCAAGCTGCCTTCGGGCACTGGGACATGGCCTGCCATTTGGATGCTACCCACCAACTGGGTTTATGGCAGTTGGCCTAAGAGTGGTGAAATTGATATCATGGAGTATGTTGGCTACGACCCCGGGGTAGTGCACGGAAGCATTCACACCGAAGCCTACAACCATGTTCTTGGCACTCAAAAAACCGCAACAATCTCGGTTCCCGATGCCGAAACCGCTTTCCATCTTTACGCTCTTGAATGGACCCCCGAAAAAATCGACATCTATGTTGATAATAATAAGTACTTCACCTTTGACAATGAGCACAAGGATTACAAAACCTGGCCATTTGATCAGGTTTTTCATCTTATTCTCAACATTGCCGTAGGCGGCAACTGGGGTGGTGCTCAAGGAGTTGACCCCAATATTTGGCCACAAAAAATGTATGTTGATTATGTTCGGGTTTACCAATATATCGATGTATCGGCCTTGAAGGTTTCGGGTCCCGAATACGTTTCACCAAACCAAACGGGCGTAACATTCAGCATTCAGAATGTTGCCGATGCAACGTTCAGCTGGAGTGTACCTGCAGGTGCAACCATTGTTAGCGGTCAGGGAACTAACTCAATTGTTGTAAACTGGGGAGATGTGCAGGGTGATGTATCAGTAGAAATTACACACCCGCAAGCTGGTGGAACATACACCAAGACAGTAAAAACAGCCGTTATTCCAACCGGCGATAGGTTTAGCCTGTTAAACGTAAAAGAAAATGGACTTATGGGTTGGGCTGGTTTAAATACCAGCCCCAACACCATCACGCTTTCAGCTGTCGATACGCTTTTGAAGGCTAGCTACAATATTACTAAACCTGAAGACTTTCCGTATTTCACCTATACATTTCAAAGCCCTGTGGACATGAGCAACCTTACAGCCCTCAATGTGGAGATGATGACCTACAACCAAAGCAAATCGGTAGTAATGCGCGCCGACCTTTTCGACACTGATGGCCGGCTAACCGATGTATCGCCTGTTTTCCGCTTTTACCCCGTTGAACCCCATGGTGTATTCCACTACTACTCATTCGACTTTAACAACAACTGGGGGTCGAACACTCCTGAATATGGAAAGCAAGTAAACTACCATCAAATTGCTGGTGTTCGATTTTATGTAAACTATGGCGTTTACGGCAAAGCCGCATCTGATTCATTGTGGATTTCAGATGTTGTTTTGAGCAATACACTGCTAACCATCTTTACGCCAAGTGAGAATAAAATAAGCAGATTTGAAATTTACCCAAATCCTGCATCAACCTATATCAAAATCAACTCAAGCGCTTTAAAGGGAAATGTAAAAATTCAAGTAGTTAACATTGCAGGTGTTCTTGTAAAAGAAATTATTTCAAATAGTGATAGTGAAATTAATATCTCAGACCTTCCAAATGGGTTTTACAGCGTAAGAATAATTACACATACAAACTTGCTACAAACTGGCAGTTTTATTAAGCTTTAG
- a CDS encoding glycoside hydrolase family 3 N-terminal domain-containing protein — protein MMKLKLIIAVVTLAAWSCSGNKATMDHSGGKLSIDPAIEGKVDSVLKLMTIDEKIGQLNQLTGNGETTGPITFATEYQDAIRKGEVGSMLNVNGAAYTYKVQKIAVEESRLGIPLIFGYDVIHGYKTIFPIPLGEAACWDLDAIEKSARIAAIEAAAAGQHWTFAPMVDIARDPRWGRVMEGAGEDPFYGSLVAKARVKGFQGSSLADPSTIVACAKHFVAYGAAMGGRDYNTVDISNRTLHEVYLPPFKAAIDAGVGTFMSSFNELNGVPVTGNKEMVKDILKDEWQFNGFIVSDWASIREMLVHGIASDDYQAADLAMNAGIDMDMEGHIYIHQLKKLLADGKITEKQIDDAVRRILRIKFMLGLFDDPYRYCDTIREKELILNPRHLEIAREVARKSMVLLKNDGVLPLSKKLNTVAVIGPLADNTEDIIGTWSARGEGKDAVSVLTGIRQKLPNTKVIHAKGCDITGDSKAGFAEAIATARKADAVVLVVGEAAMMSGEALSRAFLDLPGVQKDLVLAINELKKPMVVVLMNGRPLTIEWMDNAVPAILEAWLPGTMGGPAVADVLFGDYNPSGKLPMTFPRNVGQIPLFYYHKNTGRPRVETERYTSKYIDSPNTPLYPFGYGLSYTSFDYSNFGISANEIGMSDTLKVWVDVTNTGNYDGEEVVQLYIRDMVGSVTRPVKELKGFEKVFIKKGETVKVMFKLTASDLAFYTRTMEFKAEPGDFKVFVGGNSRDLQELSFRLK, from the coding sequence ATGATGAAATTGAAATTAATAATTGCAGTTGTAACGTTGGCAGCATGGTCGTGTAGTGGCAATAAAGCCACAATGGACCATTCGGGGGGCAAACTATCTATCGATCCAGCAATTGAAGGGAAAGTTGACTCGGTTCTAAAGCTTATGACCATTGACGAGAAGATAGGCCAGCTAAACCAGCTAACCGGTAATGGAGAGACTACTGGCCCTATCACCTTTGCAACTGAGTACCAGGATGCTATTCGGAAAGGTGAAGTGGGAAGCATGCTCAACGTTAATGGTGCAGCCTACACCTATAAGGTGCAAAAAATTGCTGTAGAGGAGAGCCGTTTGGGTATCCCGCTCATTTTTGGCTACGATGTAATACATGGCTATAAAACCATATTCCCCATTCCGCTGGGCGAGGCAGCCTGTTGGGATTTAGATGCCATCGAAAAATCGGCACGTATTGCAGCCATAGAGGCTGCTGCTGCAGGGCAGCACTGGACTTTTGCACCAATGGTTGATATTGCCCGTGACCCACGCTGGGGGCGTGTAATGGAAGGAGCCGGAGAGGATCCTTTCTACGGTTCGCTTGTTGCAAAAGCACGGGTAAAAGGTTTTCAGGGCTCATCGTTGGCTGACCCATCAACTATTGTTGCTTGCGCCAAACATTTTGTAGCCTATGGAGCAGCAATGGGAGGCCGCGATTACAATACGGTAGATATTTCAAACAGAACACTGCACGAAGTTTACCTACCTCCCTTCAAGGCTGCCATTGATGCTGGTGTTGGAACATTTATGTCGTCGTTCAACGAGCTAAACGGTGTACCCGTTACTGGTAACAAGGAAATGGTTAAGGATATCCTTAAGGACGAATGGCAGTTTAATGGATTTATTGTTTCGGATTGGGCCTCAATACGCGAGATGCTGGTTCATGGGATTGCCTCTGACGACTACCAAGCAGCCGACCTAGCCATGAATGCTGGAATAGACATGGATATGGAGGGTCATATCTACATACATCAGCTTAAGAAGTTGCTTGCCGATGGCAAGATTACCGAAAAGCAGATTGATGATGCCGTAAGGCGTATTCTTCGCATTAAATTCATGCTTGGCCTGTTTGATGACCCTTACCGCTACTGCGATACAATCCGAGAGAAAGAGTTAATACTTAACCCTCGTCACCTGGAGATTGCACGTGAAGTTGCACGTAAATCGATGGTTCTGCTAAAAAACGATGGAGTGTTGCCACTTAGCAAGAAACTCAACACCGTTGCAGTTATTGGCCCATTAGCCGATAATACCGAGGATATCATTGGAACCTGGTCAGCAAGGGGTGAAGGCAAGGATGCTGTATCGGTTTTGACCGGTATTCGTCAAAAATTACCCAACACAAAGGTAATTCACGCAAAGGGTTGCGATATTACAGGCGATTCAAAAGCTGGATTTGCCGAAGCAATAGCCACAGCTCGCAAAGCCGATGCTGTTGTTTTGGTAGTAGGCGAGGCGGCCATGATGTCGGGCGAGGCGCTCAGTAGGGCTTTCCTCGATTTACCTGGAGTTCAAAAGGATCTGGTTTTAGCAATCAATGAGCTTAAGAAACCCATGGTGGTTGTTCTCATGAACGGTCGTCCGTTAACCATTGAGTGGATGGATAATGCAGTTCCTGCAATTCTGGAAGCATGGCTCCCGGGCACAATGGGAGGCCCTGCCGTTGCCGATGTACTTTTTGGCGACTACAACCCATCGGGCAAACTGCCAATGACCTTCCCCCGTAATGTTGGACAAATTCCTTTATTCTATTACCATAAAAACACCGGCAGACCACGGGTTGAAACCGAAAGGTACACCTCAAAGTATATTGACAGTCCAAATACACCGCTTTACCCATTTGGCTACGGACTTAGCTACACCTCTTTCGATTACAGTAATTTTGGTATTAGCGCCAATGAAATTGGCATGAGCGATACCCTTAAAGTTTGGGTAGATGTGACCAATACCGGAAATTACGATGGCGAAGAGGTTGTACAGCTCTACATTCGCGATATGGTGGGATCTGTTACCCGACCAGTTAAGGAGCTAAAGGGTTTTGAGAAGGTGTTCATCAAAAAAGGAGAAACCGTAAAGGTAATGTTTAAACTTACCGCAAGCGACCTGGCTTTTTATACACGCACCATGGAATTTAAAGCCGAACCCGGCGATTTCAAGGTGTTTGTAGGTGGCAACAGCCGCGACTTGCAAGAATTGAGTTTTAGGTTGAAGTAA
- a CDS encoding LuxR C-terminal-related transcriptional regulator — translation MRKLIFIAFAIFATNAFSQINTAGLPIIKHYPKSVYGAGTQNWSICQDSRGFLYFANNNGLLRYDGNSWDLFPLPNNQLVRSVYCSGDTIFVGAFEEIGYFVYHRQADMVYHSLISLVTKTDVNFDEAWRIFKIGPKYIFQTFSHILEYSKGEMHVFRAPELLQFSFVMRGNYYVQGKEGNIYRYQNGSFDRFNDNGIFNGKQIWACFEISGGKTLLATINHGVWIFDGITFTPWKGQVNDLLKAYQVFSASRVSGGYIAFGTIQNGLIITDDQGNLVKFINKSTGLQNNTILSTFVDNANNLWLGLDNGIDYIELNSPLSFIGEGLGLEGAVYATKIFDGKIFVGTNQGLYVASWPIGVFVDGTKPFRMVPLTKGQVWSLFESDGKLYCGHNFGTFIIDKGLNVRLISHEEGSWMFLPIRSVPDLMIVGKYKGLHLYSKANGEWRYLKKIAGFNESSRLLVEDDNESIWMAHGYKGIFKLMLNQSKDSIRFSTLYDNTRGFPGKFAINVEKIGNQVVFLTSQGVYRYNSLTDNMEPYQELNQIIGDATGVRRMVEDEKGNIWILKSNGLLKLVREADGSKRVYQTPVSRFGPNLVASFENIYVYNHSNIFIGTENGLVYYSSLYNPELQKNELYCAVKSISSIGKHESVIFNDYALTGNGGLYIPFNQNSIRVTAAAPVYNAGEITFSFLLKGYDNDWSPWQRDNAKDFSQIPYGEYNLMVRVRDAMGRISEPTVVHIQVGLPWYFTWYAFILYLVLLVAAFYTLRILVRRKVQRATARVKEQKNLELKVKEEEHKRQVLEAEREIIRLKTENLQVQIEHKNRELAATAMQIAHKNDFLNRLRLRLEVIAKSINPVSQKEVLDLIRNIDNDLKMDKEWQRFEHHFDEVHSGFIKKLKELYPELTPSELRLCAYLRLNMTTKDIAQILNISVRGVEISRYRLRKKLKIESDTNLVDFMLNL, via the coding sequence ATGAGAAAGCTGATATTCATCGCTTTTGCGATTTTTGCAACAAATGCTTTTTCTCAGATCAATACTGCAGGGTTACCTATCATAAAGCATTACCCCAAATCGGTATATGGTGCAGGAACCCAAAACTGGTCTATTTGCCAGGATAGTCGTGGATTTTTATATTTTGCCAACAACAACGGGTTGCTCCGATACGATGGCAACAGCTGGGATTTATTCCCATTGCCTAACAACCAGCTAGTCCGATCTGTTTACTGTAGCGGCGATACAATTTTTGTGGGGGCTTTTGAGGAGATAGGCTACTTTGTATATCACCGTCAGGCCGATATGGTTTATCACTCATTAATCAGCCTAGTCACTAAAACCGATGTAAATTTTGATGAGGCTTGGCGGATATTTAAGATCGGTCCTAAATACATTTTTCAAACATTTAGCCACATTCTAGAATACAGCAAAGGAGAAATGCACGTCTTTAGGGCCCCTGAACTGCTTCAGTTCTCGTTTGTGATGCGGGGAAACTACTACGTGCAGGGTAAGGAGGGAAATATTTACCGTTACCAGAATGGTAGCTTTGATAGATTCAACGATAACGGTATTTTCAACGGAAAGCAAATTTGGGCATGCTTCGAAATATCGGGCGGTAAAACCTTGCTTGCCACCATAAACCATGGCGTTTGGATTTTCGATGGAATTACCTTTACACCCTGGAAAGGGCAGGTTAACGATTTGCTTAAAGCGTACCAGGTGTTTTCGGCATCGAGGGTAAGTGGTGGTTACATAGCCTTTGGTACCATTCAGAACGGGTTAATCATTACCGACGATCAGGGGAATCTGGTTAAGTTTATCAATAAATCAACCGGGTTACAGAATAATACCATTTTAAGCACTTTTGTTGATAATGCCAATAATCTTTGGCTGGGTTTGGATAACGGGATCGACTACATTGAGCTTAACTCACCCCTCAGCTTTATTGGTGAGGGGTTAGGGCTTGAAGGGGCTGTGTATGCCACAAAAATTTTTGACGGGAAAATATTTGTAGGTACCAACCAGGGGCTTTACGTGGCCTCATGGCCTATTGGCGTTTTTGTAGATGGCACCAAGCCTTTCCGAATGGTTCCTTTAACCAAAGGACAGGTATGGTCGCTTTTTGAGAGCGATGGCAAGCTCTACTGTGGCCATAACTTTGGTACTTTTATTATTGATAAGGGCTTGAATGTTAGGCTGATATCGCATGAGGAGGGCTCATGGATGTTTTTACCCATTCGTAGCGTTCCCGACCTTATGATTGTTGGTAAGTATAAGGGTCTTCATCTGTACTCAAAAGCTAATGGTGAATGGAGGTACCTTAAAAAGATTGCAGGATTCAACGAGTCGTCAAGGTTGTTGGTTGAGGATGATAACGAGAGTATTTGGATGGCCCACGGCTATAAAGGTATTTTTAAGTTGATGCTTAACCAAAGTAAGGATAGCATTAGGTTTTCAACCCTTTACGATAATACAAGAGGGTTTCCGGGTAAGTTTGCCATAAATGTTGAAAAGATTGGAAATCAGGTTGTATTCCTTACCTCACAAGGTGTGTATAGGTATAACTCCCTTACCGATAATATGGAGCCCTACCAGGAGCTGAATCAGATTATTGGCGATGCTACAGGCGTTCGGCGTATGGTTGAGGATGAAAAGGGAAATATATGGATATTAAAGTCAAATGGTCTTCTAAAGTTAGTCCGCGAAGCAGATGGATCTAAAAGGGTTTATCAAACCCCCGTTAGCCGATTTGGCCCGAACCTCGTAGCTTCGTTTGAAAATATCTATGTTTACAATCATAGTAATATATTCATTGGTACTGAAAATGGGTTGGTGTATTACAGCAGCCTTTATAATCCTGAACTGCAAAAAAACGAGTTGTATTGTGCTGTAAAAAGTATCAGCTCAATTGGTAAGCATGAAAGCGTGATTTTCAACGATTATGCTTTAACAGGCAATGGAGGGTTGTATATTCCATTTAACCAAAATTCAATTCGGGTTACAGCGGCTGCCCCTGTTTACAATGCAGGCGAAATTACATTTAGCTTTTTACTTAAGGGCTACGATAATGATTGGAGTCCGTGGCAGCGTGATAATGCTAAGGATTTTAGCCAAATTCCCTACGGTGAGTACAACCTAATGGTTCGCGTACGCGATGCAATGGGCAGAATATCTGAACCCACTGTTGTGCATATTCAGGTTGGTTTGCCCTGGTACTTTACCTGGTATGCTTTTATTCTTTACTTGGTACTTTTGGTAGCTGCCTTTTATACGCTTCGCATTCTTGTTCGGAGGAAGGTTCAACGTGCCACTGCAAGGGTAAAAGAGCAAAAGAATTTGGAGCTAAAAGTAAAGGAGGAGGAGCATAAGCGTCAAGTGCTTGAGGCGGAACGGGAGATCATAAGGCTTAAAACAGAGAATCTTCAGGTACAGATTGAACACAAAAACCGTGAACTAGCCGCAACTGCAATGCAAATTGCGCACAAGAACGACTTCCTTAACAGGCTTAGGTTAAGGCTTGAAGTTATTGCTAAATCAATTAACCCTGTTTCTCAGAAAGAAGTGCTCGACCTCATCCGAAATATTGACAACGACTTGAAGATGGACAAGGAATGGCAGCGCTTTGAGCACCATTTCGATGAGGTTCATAGCGGGTTTATCAAGAAGCTTAAGGAGTTGTATCCGGAGCTAACACCCAGCGAACTTAGGTTGTGTGCTTACCTTCGCCTTAACATGACCACAAAGGATATTGCCCAGATACTTAATATTAGCGTTCGCGGGGTGGAAATAAGCCGATACAGGCTAAGGAAAAAGCTCAAGATTGAAAGCGATACAAACCTGGTTGATTTTATGCTGAACCTGTAA
- the gpmI gene encoding 2,3-bisphosphoglycerate-independent phosphoglycerate mutase, whose product MIKSKVLLMILDGWGIGNKDKSDVIYSTPTPNIDRLTSKYPNAQLLTSGENVGLPDGQMGNSEVGHLNIGAGRIVYQDLVRINKDIKEGKLAQMPVLVNALQYAKQNNKAVHFIGLVSDGGVHSLDKHLYKLCEITKEYGLSKVYIHALTDGRDTDPQSGLGFVKSLEDHLKSSNGIIASLVGRYYTMDRDKRWERIKEGYDLMVHGKGKPTTDIVRAIEESYAEGVTDEFIKPIVRVDAEGKPVGLIREGDVVICFNFRTDRLREITIALTQKDMPEFGMQTMPLHYVTMTRYDDTFKNVNVIYEKDNLLNTLGEVVSNQNLKQLRIAETEKYAHVTFFFSGGREQEFPGESRILIPSPKVATYDLQPEMSAPLVKDAIVTELHKKTHDFICLNFANGDMVGHTGVYTAIQKAVQTVDACVGEVVDAATANGYEVVIIADHGNADYALNPDGSPNTAHSLNPVPIILVSDRFKKVENGILADVAPTILTMMGLPIPQEMTGTVLCQ is encoded by the coding sequence ATGATTAAAAGTAAAGTCCTTTTAATGATTCTCGATGGATGGGGAATTGGGAACAAAGACAAATCGGATGTAATTTATAGCACTCCAACACCTAACATCGATAGGCTCACCAGTAAATACCCTAACGCTCAGCTACTAACCAGCGGGGAGAATGTTGGATTGCCCGATGGTCAAATGGGAAATTCCGAGGTGGGTCACCTCAACATAGGCGCCGGACGAATTGTTTACCAGGATTTGGTTCGCATCAATAAAGATATCAAGGAGGGCAAATTGGCCCAAATGCCAGTTCTGGTCAACGCACTACAATATGCCAAGCAGAATAACAAGGCAGTTCACTTTATAGGATTGGTTTCCGATGGTGGAGTTCACTCGCTGGACAAGCATCTGTATAAGCTATGCGAAATTACCAAGGAATACGGATTAAGTAAGGTTTACATACATGCCCTTACCGATGGTCGCGATACCGATCCACAAAGCGGCCTTGGCTTTGTGAAAAGCCTTGAAGATCACCTAAAATCAAGTAATGGCATTATTGCATCGTTGGTTGGTAGGTACTACACCATGGACCGCGATAAGCGTTGGGAACGCATTAAAGAGGGTTACGACCTGATGGTTCATGGCAAGGGTAAACCCACTACCGATATAGTTAGGGCTATTGAAGAGTCCTACGCCGAAGGCGTAACGGATGAGTTTATAAAGCCCATTGTGCGGGTTGATGCTGAAGGTAAGCCTGTTGGCCTTATCCGTGAAGGCGATGTGGTAATCTGCTTCAATTTCCGCACCGACCGACTCCGTGAAATAACCATTGCGCTTACCCAAAAGGATATGCCCGAGTTTGGTATGCAAACCATGCCACTGCATTACGTTACCATGACTCGCTACGACGACACGTTCAAGAATGTTAATGTTATTTACGAAAAGGATAACCTACTGAACACCCTTGGCGAGGTGGTTAGCAATCAGAACCTGAAACAACTGCGTATTGCCGAAACCGAAAAGTATGCCCATGTAACCTTTTTCTTTTCGGGTGGTAGGGAGCAAGAGTTCCCGGGCGAAAGCCGCATTCTTATCCCCTCGCCCAAGGTAGCCACATACGACCTACAACCCGAGATGAGCGCGCCCCTGGTAAAAGATGCCATTGTTACCGAACTCCATAAGAAAACACACGACTTTATCTGCCTTAACTTTGCCAACGGCGACATGGTAGGGCACACCGGTGTTTACACCGCCATTCAAAAGGCTGTTCAAACAGTTGATGCATGTGTTGGCGAGGTAGTTGATGCCGCAACCGCTAACGGTTACGAGGTGGTAATCATTGCAGACCATGGCAATGCCGATTATGCCTTAAACCCCGATGGCTCCCCTAATACGGCACACTCACTTAACCCTGTTCCCATCATCCTGGTTTCCGACAGGTTCAAAAAGGTAGAGAATGGTATTCTGGCCGACGTAGCTCCAACTATCCTTACCATGATGGGGCTTCCAATACCACAGGAAATGACCGGAACGGTTCTCTGCCAGTAA